A window of the Alnus glutinosa chromosome 4, dhAlnGlut1.1, whole genome shotgun sequence genome harbors these coding sequences:
- the LOC133865360 gene encoding putative leucine-rich repeat receptor-like serine/threonine-protein kinase At2g24130 codes for MGFCKFSMFFFLYCLVFVLFGVSGEENAHDRVSLLSFMSGVVSDPGGVLENWKNSSFCNWPGVKCNSASDQRVTELILNAKFLRGTISPALANLSSLTVLDLSGNFFQDHIPKELGYLSQLRQLSLSWNLLEGKIPYELGFMKNMIYLDLGSNRLDGEIPESIFCNGSLSLQYIDLSNNSLSGQIPLNNECVLKKLRFLLLWSNKLVGSVPRALSNSTHLEWLDLESNMLSGELPSVIVGEMPSLQILALSYNNFVSHDGNRNLEPFFASLANSSKLEELELAGNNLGGELPCVIGDLSTNMLQLHLDENLIYGSIPPHISNLVNLTLLNLSSNLLNGSITPKLCRMGKLERVYLSNNSLSGEIPSALGDILHLGLLDLSRNKLSGSIPDSFANLPQLRRLLLYGNQLSGTIPPSLGKCVNLEILDLSHNKISGVIPSEVAGLRSLKLYLNFSNNHLHGNLPLELSKMDMVLAIDLSSNNLSGTIPPQLKSCIALENLNLSHNSLEGTLPFSVGQLPYLRELDVSSNQLIGKIPQSLQVSSTLKHLNLSFNKFFGNVSNNGAFASITMDSFLGNFGLCGSIKGMPKCRKRRSHHLLILSALLSLFATATPIFCIFGYRLVLRSKIRRRQLAVFNGGEDLKDEEQDKRKELKYPRVSYKQLLEATGGFSASSLIGSGQFGHVYKGVLQDNTRIAVKVLDTKLSAGEISWSFKRECQVLKRTRHRNLIRIITICSRPEFKALVLPLMSNGSLEMHLYPSHGLKHCGLDLVQLVSICSDVAEGVAYLHHHSPLKVIHCDLKPSNILLDDDMTALVTDFGISRLVKGGDDDQSVSAILDTMSISSKEGLLCGSVGYIAPEYGLGKRASTEGDVYSFGVLLLEIVTGRRPTDLLIHEASSLHELVKSHYPYKLEPIVEEALDRCSPSAMPKHYSKIWRDVILEMIELGLMCTQYTPSTRPSMLDVAQEMGQLKEYLSINPSSQLAS; via the exons ATGGGTTTCTGTAAGTTTTCCATGTTCTTTTTCCTCTActgtttggtttttgttttgtttggagTCTCTGGAGAAGAAAATGCTCATGACAGAGTATCATTGCTTTCTTTCATGTCCGGCGTCGTTTCTGACCCGGGAGGGGTCCTTGAGAATTGGAAGAACTCTTCGTTTTGTAACTGGCCAGGTGTGAAATGCAACAGTGCTAGTGATCAAAGAGTCACAGAGCTTATTCTCAATGCAAAATTTCTTAGAGGCACCATTTCTCCTGCTCTAGCCAATCTTTCTTCCTTGACTGTTCTTGATTTGTCAGGCAACTTCTTTCAAGATCACATTCCAAAAGAGTTAGGCTATCTCTCTCAGCTAAGACAACTTAGCTTATCATGGAATCTTCTTGAAGGGAAAATTCCCTACGAGTTGGGGTTTATGAAGAacatgatctatcttgatttgGGAAGTAACCGGCTTGATGGCGAAATCCCGGAATCAATTTTCTGTAATGGGTCTTTATCCTTGCAGTATATAGACCTTTCTAACAATTCTTTGAGCGGTCAAATTCCCTTAAACAATGAATGTGTGCTTAAAAAGTTGAGGTTTCTTTTACTTTGGTCAAACAAACTTGTGGGAAGTGTTCCTCGAGCCCTTTCCAATTCCACTCATCTTGAATGGCTTGACTTAGAATCCAATATGTTAAGCGGTGAGTTGCCATCAGTGATTGTTGGTGAAATGCCAAGCTTACAAATACTTGCTTTGTCATATAATAACTTTGTTAGCCATGATGGTAATAGAAACCTTGAACCTTTCTTTGCTTCCTTGGCAAATTCATCTAAACTTGAAGAACTCGAATTGGCTGGAAACAATCTTGGTGGAGAGCTACCTTGCGTTATTGGTGATCTTTCTACCAATATGTTACAGCTTCATCTAGATGAGAATCTTATCTACGGCTCCATTCCTCCTCACATTTCCAACCTTGTCAATCTCACCCTCTTGAACTTGTCTAGTAACTTGCTTAATGGATCAATCACACCAAAACTATGCCGGATGGGAAAGCTAGAGAGGGTTTACTTGTCAAACAATTCACTCTCCGGTGAGATTCCATCTGCTCTTGGTGACATTCTACATCTAGGCCTTCTAGATTTGTCTCGAAATAAGCTTTCGGGTTCGATTCCAGATAGTTTTGCAAACCTTCCCCAGCTAAGAAGGCTCTTGCTTTATGGGAACCAGCTCTCAGGAACAATACCACCAAGTTTAGGCAAATGTGTCAACTTAGAAATTCTAGACCTTTCTCACAATAAGATTTCAGGGGTGATTCCTAGTGAAGTTGCAGGGTTGAGGAGCTTGAAGCTGTACCTGAATTTTTCTAACAATCACTTACATGGGAATTTACCATTGGAGCTAAGCAAAATGGACATGGTGCTTGCAATAGATTTATCCTCTAACAATCTCTCTGGCACAATCCCTCCACAGCTTAAAAGCTGCATTGCACTGGAGAACCTCAACCTTTCACATAATTCCTTGGAAGGCACTCTTCCATTTTCAGTAGGGCAGTTGCCTTATCTTCGAGAACTTGATGTATCTTCAAACCAACTGATTGGAAAGATTCCGCAATCTCTTCAGGTGTCTTCCACTCTGAAGCACTTGAACCTGTCTTTCAACAAATTCTTCGGAAATGTGTCTAACAATGGGGCATTTGCATCAATCACCATGGACTCTTTTCTGGGAAATTTTGGCCTTTGTGGCTCGATAAAGGGCATGCCAAAATGCCGGAAAAGGCGTTCTCATCACTTGCTTATTCTGTCAGCCCTGTTGTCATTATTTGCAACTGCAACACCcattttttgtatatttggGTACCGTCTTGTACTCAGGTCAAAGATTCGAAGGAGGCAATTGGCAGTGTTCAATGGAGGGGAGGACTTGAAGGATGAAGAACAAGATAAAAGGAAAGAGTTGAAGTACCCAAGAGTCTCGTATAAACAACTTCTTGAAGCCACCGGCGGTTTCAGTGCTTCAAGCCTCATCGGTTCAG GTCAGTTTGGACATGTTTACAAGGGAGTTCTCCAAGATAATACAAGAATTGCTGTAAAGGTATTGGATACGAAGTTGTCGGCCGGAGAAATTTCTTGGAGCTTCAAGAGAGAATGCCAAGTCCTAAAGAGGACAAGGCACCGGAATTTGATAAGGATCATCACAATTTGCAGTAGGCCAGAGTTCAAGGCTCTTGTTCTTCCATTGATGTCGAACGGGAGCCTGGAGATGCATCTGTATCCAAGCCATGGATTGAAGCACTGTGGATTGGATTTGGTTCAGTTGGTGAGCATCTGTAGTGATGTTGCTGAAGGGGTGGCGTATTTGCACCACCATTCTCCACTGAAGGTTATACACTGTGATCTTAAACCCAGTAATATTCTTCTTGATGATGACATGACGGCTTTGGTCACTGATTTTGGAATTTCAAGGCTGGTAAAAGGAGGTGATGATGATCAGAGTGTTTCTGCAATTTTGGATACAATGTCCATCAGCTCAAAAGAAGGCTTGTTATGCGGGTCTGTTGGCTACATAGCCCCtg AGTACGGATTGGGTAAACGCGCTTCCACCGAAGGAGATGTGTATAGCTTCGGGGTACTTCTGTTAGAAATTGTGACGGGAAGGCGCCCTACAGATCTCCTTATCCATGAAGCTTCAAGCTTGCATGAATTGGTTAAGAGCCACTACCCATATAAGCTCGAGCCCATAGTTGAAGAAGCACTAGATCGGTGCTCCCCATCTGCCATGCCAAAGCATTACAGCAAAATATGGCGAGATGTGATTCTGGAAATGATCGAGCTTGGCCTCATGTGCACGCAGTACACTCCTTCAACTAGACCAAGCATGCTGGATGTAGCCCAAGAAATGGGACAGTTGAAAGAGTATCTCTCCATTAATCCTTCCTCACAACTAGCTAGTTGA
- the LOC133866330 gene encoding uncharacterized protein LOC133866330 produces NVPRELEALLAPLLLVQLGNPDTITAYSIEDNKLGLRQLLNLIFQVGIVVIILVRCWTGTSISFLYLPMFFAGIIKYGELAWALKSALRNSGLTTEEIEKEVNVPALFRKLPRDVPGLELILKAYYRFDCFKPHLENWFYKPFHESLTWMSIDEYSPEDMFKIIDAELGFMYDVLYTKAPIIYTRTGCFLRIISFFSLASILCGFTIIFKGKDILQHWDAGYTFFVLIITIILEIYQIILLPFSDWAIIQMIRHHNMPFMMQCLRVLGPKSCKWKRWSNSLGQFNLLSFCLHDKHLKFSRIIKFRGMDMDFRKITNRKRVGFPKVLKELIVQELKEVDQVRDPKPISQRGQWALERYGCLNQFKWSVKRNFDKSITIWHIATDICYDSDIVLYATANSHVEMSKLLSNYMMYLLALRPHMLCTPTADVIFHHAYTKLMMFLRTGPSIIRDEHKACRLLRTDELPEESNFDRNKESIVTSNWDVLRDAQRLARSLMGMENRWHIISSVWVEMLCYAASNCPVDYHAEQLRRGGGLITHVWLLLAHKTEKFYTSD; encoded by the coding sequence AACGTCCCAAGGGAACTAGAGGCACTGTTGGCACCTTTACTTTTAGTCCAACTTGGAAATCCGGATACCATTACTGCCTACTCGATAGAAGATAATAAATTGGGATTGAGGCAGCTACTTAACCTGATCTTCCAAGTGGGAATTGTAGTCATTATCCTCGTTAGGTGCTGGACTGGTACTTCGATTTCTTTTCTATACTTGCCAATGTTTTTTGCCGGAATAATCAAGTACGGAGAGTTAGCATGGGCTCTCAAGTCAGCATTGAGGAACTCTGGTTTAACCACAgaggaaattgaaaaagaagtaAATGTTCCTGCTTTATTCCGAAAGCTACCAAGGGATGTTCCCGGTCTGGAATTGATCTTAAAGGCTTATTATCGCTTTGATTGCTTCAAGCCTCACCTTGAGAACTGGTTCTATAAGCCTTTTCATGAATCTCTTACGTGGATGTCAATTGATGAATATTCGCCAGAGGACATGTTCAAAATCATAGATGCTGAACTTGGCTTCATGTATGATGTACTCTATACAAAGGCACCTATTATATATACACGGACAGGCTGCTTTCTGCGTATCATCAGTTTCTTCAGTTTAGCATCTATTTTATGTGGATTCACAATCATATTTAAAGGCAAAGACATTTTACAGCATTGGGATGCTGGCTATACCTTTTTCGTGCTAATCATAACTATCATTCTAGAGATTTATCAGATCATACTGCTACCTTTCTCAGATTGGGCAATAATCCAGATGATTAGGCACCATAATATGCCATTTATGATGCAGTGTTTGCGAGTTCTTGGCCCAAAGTCATGTAAGTGGAAGAGGTGGTCCAATTCATTGGGACAATTTAATTTGTTAAGCTTTTGTCTTCACGACAAGCATTTAAAGTTCAGTAGAATCATCAAGTTTCGTGGCATGGACATGGATTTCAGAAAGATTACGAATAGGAAGCGAGTGGGGTTTCCCAAAGTATTGAAAGAACTGATAGTGCAAGAGTTGAAAGAGGTGGATCAAGTGAGAGACCCAAAGCCCATCAGCCAAAGAGGTCAATGGGCACTTGAAAGGTATGGATGCCTCAACCAGTTCAAATGGAGTGTTAAAAGGAACTTTGACAAGAGCATTACCATATGGCACATTGCAACAGACATATGTTATGATTCAGATATTGTTTTATATGCTACTGCAAACTCCCATGTAGAAATGAGCAAACTGTTGTCGAACTATATGATGTATCTTCTTGCCTTGCGACCTCACATGTTATGCACCCCCACAGCGGATGTCATATTCCATCATGCCTACACTAAACTGATGATGTTCTTAAGAACTGGACCATCAATAATAAGAGATGAACACAAAGCTTGTAGACTTTTGAGAACTGACGAACTTCCAGAGGAATCGAACTTCGATAGAAATAAGGAAAGCATCGTCACATCTAATTGGGATGTGCTTCGAGACGCGCAAAGACTTGCTAGGAGTCTGATGGGTATGGAAAACAGATGGCACATCATAAGTAGTGTTTGGGTGGAGATGTTGTGTTATGCGGCAAGTAATTGCCCGGTGGATTACCATGCAGAGCAACTGAGGCGAGGTGGAGGGTTGATCACTCATGTCTGGCTTCTCCTAGCCCACAAGACAGAAAAGTTCTATACTAGTgactaa